From a region of the Carassius auratus strain Wakin chromosome 31, ASM336829v1, whole genome shotgun sequence genome:
- the LOC113050548 gene encoding leukemia NUP98 fusion partner 1-like translates to MDNEEDDDGNFTKWMSSYWGHGVGDEHAKDRKRSFRRPSRYKADRRASLPCMSQLEAMQVNHHHASTMAPGPAHLKGREEKEVHSHPRARRVSSDENSRTKAVGPECHISTIPELTECLEKRLRLNNQKGNADSICLICHEGLRNGRGGVQELHCGHHFHKEAKWPEPSARPRSGSSAPACERGKEMPFCPGQEEYSLPRRQLSLRRQR, encoded by the exons ATGGACAATGAAGAGGACGATGATGGGAACTTCACCAAGTGGATGAGCAGCTACTGGGGGCACGGGGTAGGGGACGAGCATGCCAAAGATAGGAAGAGAAGTTTTAGGAGGCCTTCACGCTACAAAGCTGACCGCCGTGCCTCTTTGCCCTGCATG TCTCAGCTAGAAGCAATGCAGGTGAATCATCACCATGCTAGCACCATGGCCCCTGGCCCTGCCCACCTAAAGGGCCGTGAGGAGAAGGAGGTGCACTCTCATCCTCGTGCCCGCCGTGTATCTTCAGACGAAAACAGCCGAACCAAAGCGGTGGGACCTGAATGTCACATCAGCACCATTCCAGAGCTCACTGAGTGCTTAGAGAAGAGGCTACGTCTCAATAACCAGAAG GGTAATGCAGATAGCATATGTCTTATTTGCCATGAAGGACTACGGAATGGAAGGGGTGGCGTCCAAGAACTTCACTGTGGCCATCATTTTCACAAAGAG GCAAAATGGCCGGAGCCCAGCGCACGTCCACGTAGTGGGAGTTCTGCACCTGCTTGTGAGCGAGGAAAGGAGATGCCTTTCTGCCCTGGACAAGAGGAATATAGCTTACCCCGTCGCCAACTCTCTTTACGTAGACAACgttga